The genome window ATCAGTTGCAAACCTGGTCGCGCCAGGTTGTTGCGCATGGTCAGCAGCAGCACCTCATGTGTAAAGAAATGGTTGACCTCCATGCCATACAGGGGCAGGCCGCGTACGGCAGGTACCACTTGCATATTGGCAACGCAACGGCTGACTTGCTGGATCATGCCCTGATAGGCGTCAATGCCACCTTGCTCCAGGGCGACAACCGTATGCGGATTGCCCAGCAGCTTGAGCGTTTGCTCCGGATGTTCGCCCAGCGGGATGCAGGGTACCGCTTGTTTGCTGCGGTTCACATAATGCTGTTCCAGGCGGCCCTGGCCTTCCGGTATCAGGAAGGCAATCAGGCGATAGCCCATCAACGCTTCCTCATCGAAGGCCCGCGCTGTTTGCAAGGCATTGTCGCCCCATCCGATGATGACCATGGGGCGTATCCAGCCGCCCGATTTCATCAGCAGGTACTTGACGATGCCGCGCAGCAGCAAGACAAAGCATGGCACCAGCAGCCAGGTGGCCAATAGTGCTTCGCGCGAGGAGTCACGCTTGTCGAGGAAGACCAGAGCCGCATCGATCAGGCCCATGACCATGGCGACCTTCAGGAGTTCCTTGATTTCATTCGAGTATGGACGACGTTTGGCATGATGACCCTTCAGCTTGAAGATTGCCAGAGTGACCAGGGATAGCAGGCTATAGCTGAGCAGGCGCGAACTATCCAGCCCGAAGCTGTTCAAGTCGCTGGTATCGAGGGTCCATTTCCCAGCGAGCCAGAATGCGGCGAACATGGCGAGCGCATCGGCAAAAGTCAGAAAGTATTTTTCCGCTTGGTTACTGCAATACCATTTTAGCTCTTGTAGAAATATACCTTCGATGGGTTTCATGATGACTTGCTCAACCTTATAAACTGCAGTGTGGATGACTTGATGCATCGCAGTGGAAATCACTGCGATCGGCTCGTTTAAACGCGGCCGTAGCGGTCTTCAAAGCGGACGATATCGTCTTCCCCAAGGTAGCTACCCGATTGAATTTCAATCAATTCCAGCGGTAGCTTGCCTGGATTGGCCAGAGAATGGACGACGCCCAGGGGGATATAGGTGGACTGGTTTTCAGTCAGCAGATATTCCTTGTCACCATTGGTGATCTGGGCGGTGCCGGATACCACGATCCAGTGCTCGGCGCGGTGATGGTGCATTTGCAGCGACAGTTTGGCGCCCGGCTTGACTGTGATGCGCTTGACCTGGAAGCGCTCGCCGTTGCCGATGGAGTCGTACGATCCCCACGGTCGGAACACTTCGCGGTGCATGGTCGCTTCAGCACGGTCCTTGGCAATCAACTGCGCCACCAGGGTCTTGGTATGTTGCGCCTGATCCGCATCCATGACCAGCACGGCATCCGCCGTTTCCACGATGACGGTATTGCGCATGCCGATGGCGGTCACCAGGCGGCTATTCCCATGCACCAGGCAATCATTGCAATCCTGCATCAATACATCACCTTGGGCGCTATTGTTGTTGGCGTCTTTTTTTGCCACGTCGAGTACGGCTTTCCACGAGCCGATATCGTTCCAGCCGGCGTCGAGCGCGATGGTGGCCGCATGGCTGGTGCGCTCCATGACGGCGTAAT of Janthinobacterium sp. PAMC25594 contains these proteins:
- the wbaP gene encoding undecaprenyl-phosphate galactose phosphotransferase WbaP, which translates into the protein MFAAFWLAGKWTLDTSDLNSFGLDSSRLLSYSLLSLVTLAIFKLKGHHAKRRPYSNEIKELLKVAMVMGLIDAALVFLDKRDSSREALLATWLLVPCFVLLLRGIVKYLLMKSGGWIRPMVIIGWGDNALQTARAFDEEALMGYRLIAFLIPEGQGRLEQHYVNRSKQAVPCIPLGEHPEQTLKLLGNPHTVVALEQGGIDAYQGMIQQVSRCVANMQVVPAVRGLPLYGMEVNHFFTHEVLLLTMRNNLARPGLQLIKRCFDLTTSIAVMIVGAPILLWIAAKVMASGRPIFYGHKRVGQNGKHFLCYKFRTMAVNADMLLKELLERDPVARAEWDRDFKLKNDPRITSIGHFLRRTSLDELPQLWNVLKGEMSLVGPRPVVDAELERYGPQVDYYLEAKPGVTGLWQVSGRNDVSYDTRVYLDAWYVKNWSLFNDIVILLKTVKVIFKKDGAY